The window TTAAACAGTTGAAAGTATAAGCATGTAACTGAATGATAAGAAAAGGAATCAACCGTTATTTATCTGATTTGTACCATGATttaactggccgttgccggcaactagtccccgtagggactttctgcaaccgttcgcataaggaactgcttagcccgagaacttgcagggcaaccacaaactagtggcatgtaaataaatatgttggcCTTATTCCGTGACCACCTCCGgaaaggctgatttgggaggatgggcctggaggaaatggatggcccaggcccgccactaccgtaaccggtggcgatcctccgggggtcagtggtcccccatggacgtggtttccctgaaagagaccgtacccgctcgggcaatttggttctggactggggcaaaggGGTGCTGcgtattttcttaggggcagcatcagggccaggttatttgggtggggggagagcggaagccgttaccgtcaataaaaatgttagtaacgttaaaagtaccgtgcctcccattATGGGAAGTTTTAAAAATAATgcttgtgtttttatatgttttttctacttttccagttgtgaaaataaaaccggtgatggacgggcagcccgcggacaatctgcgtttaaccaagggggaatgtggtgccctggacaagccaggacatcacaggtactgcaacaacacaccccacaccccggttaggcacatcagctgcacacacaaatccttgttgcctccctccaggggctgatgtccacaccaggtgaggtggagccaggcggttggccccaccaaccgaggagttcacagtcctggaggcgggaaaggaagtaggTGAAGTGagggacagtgaaagtgagaggaggaaaagtggtaaaggagcagtctgaccgtgtccgggtacgtggcccgggcacatacagcaaggttggcagacggtggtgaccgtctgcaggcgaggccgtttgacgcacaaccgtaaggaccgaggtcgggcggtggcccgccggtaccggaccggggagcgaagagaagccagcaccattcggcagggcctacggaccccgaccaggcttggagtcgccgttaaaccggtcaaatctgtcagcgacgggaacctccggggtttcccagcagcaaagacccgactgaaggcaaccgtcaagggaaatacaggtaccgccacagctagagttcccagggccagcgcctgcgggcaaaaaggggctcctctggcaaatacaccgctggggagcgggttaccggtgggaagccatcggggccgaaaacacatcatgggtgcagggagagacagtcaccgccaacctaccgggagtgaccgccgctgccgcctgtgggacccgtccatccagccgtttgttttaccagacactccgtgtacgttactggctgagtgagtaccaccgtgccgtctggcactgcgctgccccgcgaccctgcacctggccaagccccgcaactcACCTTTCAGtcaacatcatcgggccccgggaccaccaaaatccccctacccacggaggggagagaaacatcccagctgctccctgtcatcactcccgggatccccgtacagagcagcggtggtgtcccatcctcaccacacaccgtgggtggcgtcacaaaccgacatctcaAACCCcaacaaactacccctttcactcacgggcgaggagtgccgctcgagtccccgggatctgacccaccgctcgagccaccgagcagcagcagcagccggactcgagccacaagcgcggtcgagcagcgcaccccccgcccgcgacatatacaccagCGAGAGAGGAATCTGCCtcaaaaaagggataatttttggaccatttttaATATTTCAGTAATCTAAAAAAGTCAAATATTACAATGTGCTGCTAAATAGATGTTCTTTACCCCTGGTTACCATCTTTTTTTCCTCACTGACATAATGATGTGCAAGAAACCTCAATCTTGAGATGTCCTTGCACTAAAGAGTGGAGATGAGCAGTGGTCGAATAAAACTGATCACCAATCTCAAATTCAACctcttttaggcgatgttcgagtcgttcgacgaacatagcttcaagttcgacagttcgaggttatgtttgataacggttcgatcaccaaaagggtaactggcttttcacagtaatattgtcattcaatgttaatacagtggaaccttggttagcgagaacaatccgttctgggactgtgcttgttaatcaagttactcggccagcaaagcaagatttctcataggaaatcattacaatgcagacaattccttccacaacttgttaaatgacccatcctggtcccctgttgtgccattccacacatgcacaaacacacacaaacatgtacaaacacacacaaacacacacaaacacacacaaacatacacacaaacatacacacacacacacatattatgctcaccttaccttccgttccatcgccggcctcctgggacttgcagttcactggtacaagatgtgtatcgggtaaccatgcgaccgatgccggaacttccgctgccagagcgctgacctcaaaggcaggagccgcttgcctctgattggccagagcgctgcctttgagtagcgtctgacagaggaagttcctcccttgtcgcgatggttacccgatacacatcctgtagcggcgaactatgtgtatcaggtaaccaacgcaacgagggaggaactttctctgtcagacactactcaaaggcagcgtggtggccaatcagaggcaagcgactactgactttgacgtcagtgctctggcagcggaagctctgcTGCATCGGTcacatggttacctgatacacatcttgtaccagcgaactgcaagtcccaggaggccggcgttggaatagaaggtaaggtgagcataatatgtgtgtgtgcgttcgtgattgtgcatgtttgtatgtgtttgtgtttgcctgccattgttttcaatggtgttcgtaggtgttcgaaagtgttcgacgaaccgaactgaactcgaacattagggtggtggctcatctttaATAAAGAGGTCTAGGAGTTTGTTATACTATTGGGAAATCTCACAGTATTATACATGTATTTTACAGGCAATTAGGCTTTGTAGTATTAAGATTCATAATTGTGGGTTAAAATTCATCAATCCTAACAAATTTGAGTTTCAAACAATCGCTGATTTCTAATGTTAATACTAGTTCTCCATTAGATCTCTAGGAACATCTGTACTTGTCTATTGAATAACCTTAGCCCATGAATGATAATATTGAAGATTTTTGGCCCTAGATCGCTAGCAACATTTTCGTTTCAAATCAATTAACAATAATCCTGATATTTGCTTTCAACTGTTATCTGCAGCTTTCAAGTAAAAGGAGACAGATATTTACAtgtcttagggtaccgtctcactaaacgacgtaccagcgattccaaccatgatatgacctggtcaggatcgctggtgcgtcgcaacatggtcgctggtgagctgtcaatcaggcaaatctcaccagcgactagtgaccagccaccagccagcagcgactcgtggaaacgatgctgcgcttgctaaccaaggtaaatatcgggtaactaagcaaaatgctttaattggttacccgatatttaccctggttaccagtgcacaccgcttagcgctggctccctgtactcgtagccagggtacatatcgggttactaagcaaagcgctttgcttagttatccaatatgtactctggctatgtgtgcagggagcagggagccagcactggcagcctgagagcggcgtacgctagtaaccaaggtaaatatcgggtaaccaagcaaagagctttgcttggttacccgatgtgtaccttggttaccagcgtacgcagcttccagacgccggctccctgctccctgcacattcagatcgttgctctctcgctgtcaaacacagtgatgtgttcttcacagcgggagagcaacgtccaaaaaatgaaacagcactgtgtgtaacgagcagcgatttcacagcaggggccaggtcgctgctcagtgtcacacacagcaacatcactaatgaggtcactggtacgtcacaaaacctgtgactcagcagcgatctcactatgtgagaagtaccccaccATCAGTCATTGGCTATTCAGATTATTATAAttaaagaaattataaaaaaaatcatcaacatatactgtatattgggtAAAGATACCTATCATTTATAAATCAGTTTGTAGACTCATTTACCTATATTTGACATGTGAAACATTTTACATTCAAATGTAATTATATTTGTTATATATAGATTTGCAGACAAACATTATGCAAAGCACAAAACAAATAACCCAAGTTCTCTTCCACCTTTGTGTCAGCGTAAGTCATCTTAGATACAGATTGACTCGTCCATCATACATGCAGGTGATCTAGTGTTGGCTTCTTACAGGGAAACTGAGATTTCAGAACATGATCTCTAAACATATCTTGTTTTCTGAAATATTGCTTCCTTTGTCCATTTGTAGCCTCATAATCATCGTTGGATTATtgctaaatggatatattgtcacaCTCAACTTTTTTTGGTGGATGAAGCATCAAACCCTTCACACTATCGATGTTCTTGtaaccagcttgggactggtgagactcatacatctatttttgtATGTGGAGTATATCATTTTTTCCATATCTGGTTGGTCTTTGTTTCAAGTCTATTATCTTGAATATATAGAAACCGTTATGATACTTGTAGACTTCTGCGGATTGTGGTGGGGCTCGATGCTTTGTGTCTTCTACTGTGTGAAAATCACAAACTACAGCAACAGATTCTTCGTCAGACTCAAGATGAACATCTCCAAGTTGGTCCCCTGGATGCTCCTCGTCTCACTGCTCATCTCTGTTCTTTCCAGTTTGCCTTATAGATTGGTTATTCAGCGTATTAATGGCACCGTTTATGGAAAAAGTACTATGGAAATAGAAGTAAAtctgttcattgtatttttcattttttcggGATCCATCATACCATTCTTGATATTTTGTGCCTCCATTTATCTCATCATCGTGTCACTCTTGAGACACACCAGATATATGAGCAACCGAAACTCCGGCTTTAGCGATGCTCAACGAGACATTCACATCAGTGTCATTAGGTGTATGATCTCATTCTTAGTGCTTTATACGGTGCATTTAGTAGCCTACATCAATACACCAATGGTTGTTTTCTTGAATATATATGTTTTTAATATCATTaatcttattttcatgtgtgcctACCCAAGTCTACACTCCATTTCTTTAATTGTCTGCAACAAAAAGCTAAAAAAATCATTCTTTGTTGTCTTCTCTTGTAATTGGTTGGGAAATTCGAAGCAAGAAAACCCATAATGTCGCCCATTGTTTCCATCCAATGCATCTGTTCTGTTATTAAAATAGGCGGATTATTTTATCTTTCCGATCAACTTAACAGTAAGACTTATTTTGCTTGAATCCAATCCGATGGCTATTTCTGTAGAACCTTTGGGTATATAAATTATGGAAATGAATAAGGAAGACAACCACATGAGAACTATTACTGGAAAATCAAAATCTATCAATTAAAAACTGGCAAGCAAAAGTAATCATAAAGCATTCGTGTAAGTACGTCCTAGGAGATCAACCAAGTCCTCCTTATGTTTTCACATAAACTTGTCTTCAGTGATAGGATTCAGGTCATTCTTCCAAACCGGTCCGCAGGCTGCAGTCAACTGCAATTTGATGCATCATGTGGTGTTGAAAACACCTTACTCCATTCTACGTTTTTTGTTCCTTTCTACGCATCCTCAACCTGAACTTGGCTTTGTGTCATGCcggtctctctgcattatgagactagtgactcgAGAGTCACTTCCATTctagactctcaatattaaatggaTTTCCTGTCAGTTTGCTTTCCAGGAGGTTCTgaatcctggtcaggtgtttctggaTTGGGAACACTCTCAGtctctttatataccctctgctaccagcagagggtgaaaTTTATTCTTTGCCATGTGGATGCTGGGCaaagaggtggaaggagctgctgtaacCGTTGaccttgctgtggtggctgcagtcttggtgctgactgcagcagtttatCAT is drawn from Anomaloglossus baeobatrachus isolate aAnoBae1 chromosome 3, aAnoBae1.hap1, whole genome shotgun sequence and contains these coding sequences:
- the LOC142297417 gene encoding taste receptor type 2 member 1-like yields the protein MISKHILFSEILLPLSICSLIIIVGLLLNGYIVTLNFFWWMKHQTLHTIDVLVTSLGLVRLIHLFLYVEYIIFSISGWSLFQVYYLEYIETVMILVDFCGLWWGSMLCVFYCVKITNYSNRFFVRLKMNISKLVPWMLLVSLLISVLSSLPYRLVIQRINGTVYGKSTMEIEVNLFIVFFIFSGSIIPFLIFCASIYLIIVSLLRHTRYMSNRNSGFSDAQRDIHISVIRCMISFLVLYTVHLVAYINTPMVVFLNIYVFNIINLIFMCAYPSLHSISLIVCNKKLKKSFFVVFSCNWLGNSKQENP